ATAAGGGACAATTCCACCATCTCCATATTACAGAAATAATCGAAGTTGCCGTCTTTGTTCCATACATAGGCTACACCGCCACTCATGCCGGCTGCAAAGTTGCGTCCGGTTTGTCCGAGGACTACAACGCGTCCGCCGGTCATATATTCGCAACAGTGGTCGCCTACACCTTCCACTACGGCGACGGCACCCGAATTACGTACGGCAAAACGTTCTCCTACACGACCGTTGATATACACTTCACCACTTGTGGCGCCGTAAAGCAATGTGTTACCGGCAATTGTATTCTTGTCAGCTTCGAAATTGCTGCGGATAGGGGGAAGTACGGCGATACGTCCGCCACTCAGACCCTTGCCCAAATAGTCGTTCGCTTCTCCTTCCAGTTTAAAGTTGACACCCGGTACAAGAAATGCACCGAAAGACTGCCCTGCCGAACCTTTGAATTTCACATTCAACGTATGTTCCGGCAATCCCTTAGCTCCATGCTTCTTCGCGATTACTCCCGAAAGCATAGCACCTATTGCACGGTCTGTATTCGCAATCGTATATTCTAAAGAGATTTCTTTCTCATGTTTGATGGCATCTTGGGCGGCATCAATGATAGCCACATCCTTTACAGTAGAGATTCCATGCTCCTGGTCGGTGACATGACGGATAGCGGCAGCATTATCAATACGTGCCAGCATCCTGTTGAAATCAATCAACGCATGCTTCGGATTCGGGTCGTCCGCTACGGATTTACGTTCAATCAAGTCTGTCCGTCCGATAATGTCATCCATCCGGGTGAATCCCATTTCCGCCAGATGTTCACGAACTTCCTGCGCCAGGAACATGAAGAAATTCACTAAATATTCACTGCGTCCGTGGAAACGTTTGCGCAACTCCTCATTCTGTGTGGCAACTCCTACAGGGCAAGTGTTCTGATGACATTTACGCATCATGACACAACCTAATACAATCAGTGCAGAGGTGGCAAAACCATATTCTTCGGCTCCCATCAATGCCATTAAGATAATGTCCCGTCCGGTTTTTAATTGCCCGTCAGCTTGCAGAACCACTTGGCCGCGAAGCCCGTTTAGAACCAATGTCTGTTGTGTCTCGCTCAATCCCAGTTCGGGAGAGATACCCGCATAACGGATAGAAGAAGCGGGAGAAGCCCCCGTGCCCCCTTCGGCACCGGAAATAACAATCAAGTCCGCCTTCGCCTTTGCCACACCCGCGGCAATCGTGCCTACGCCACTTTCTGCAACCAACTTCACACTGATTTTGGCTTGTGGATTTACGTTCTTCAAATCGAAAATCAATTGAGCCAAATCCTCTATCGAATAAATATCGTGATGGGGCGGGGGAGAAATCAGAGAAATTCCCGGAATAGAGTGGCGTGTCTTGGCAATCACATCGTTCACCTTGAATCCCGGAAGTTGTCCGCCTTCACCCGGCTTTGCCCCTTGGGCTATCTTAATCTGAATCTCATCCGCATTCACTAGATATTCCGCTGTCACACCGAAACGTCCCGAAGCCACCTGCTTGATGGCACTTCGCAGGGAACTGCCGTCCGGTAGCGGTTGGAAGCGGGAAGCGTCTTCACCGCCCTCGCCGGTATTACTGCGTCCGTGAATTTTATTCATGGCGATAGCCATTGCCTCATGAGCCTCTTTGCTGATAGAGCCGAAAGACATGGCACCTGTGACAAAACGATGCAAAATATTCTCTACCGGTTCCACCTGATCGATAGAAATCGGATTGCGGCGGAATCCCAGGAAATCACGCAGGAAGATAGGTTTCTCTTTCTCGTCTACCAAGTGAGTATATTCTTTGAATTTCTTATAACTGCCCAGGCGGGTAGCCAATTGCAGCGTACTGATGGTTTCGGGATTCCATGCATGCTGTTCTCCGTCTTTGCGGAATGAATATACTCCGTTGCTTTTAAGAAGTTGAGAGTTGGGAGTCTCTCCATTCTCAACTTCTTCAAATCCTTCTTCGTGGAAAGCAATGGCGTCTCTTGCAATCTCTTCCAGCCGAATACCCCCAATTGGTGAGCCGAGTCCCCCGAAATAAGCCTTGCTTAACTCTTCGCTCAAACCGACAGCTTCGAAAATCTTGGCACCGCGGTATGAACGGATGGTGGAGATACCCATCTTGCTCATAATCTTGAACAGACCTTTGCAGATGGACTTGATATAATTCTTCTCGGCCGTAGCGTAGTCCAATTGAATATCCCTGTCTTTCACCAATTTGTCAAGCACCGCAAATGCCATATATGGATTCAGCGCGCTTGCCCCGAAGCCGAGTAATAAGGCTGCGTGCATCACCTCGCGTATTTCACCGCTTTCTACTACCAGTGCCGTTTGCACACGTTTCCCAACGGAAATCAGATGGTGATGAACAGCGCTTACCGCCAAAAGGGACGGGATTACTGCATGGTCGGCATCCACATCACGGTCACTCAGAATGATATAGTTCACGCCTTCCGTCACGGATTCTTCCGCCATTTTGCAAAGTCCGCCCAGTGCTTCTTGAAGCCCGGCTTTTCCTTTCGCTACTTCAAAAAGCATCGGAAGCTTGACAGTTTTAAAACCTTTATAGCGGATATTACATAAAATATCCAATTGAGTATTGCTTAGAATCGGATGGTTCAGACGCACCATCTTACAATGGCTTTCGCTCGGTGTCAGAATATTCATGCCGACAGCACCGATATATTCCGTCAATGACATCACCAGTTCCTCGCGTAGCGGGTCAATCGGTGGATTCGTCACCTGGGCGAATTGTTGGCGGAAATAATTGTAGAGCAATTGCGGCTTGTCCGAAAGCACAGCCAACGGGGTATCGTTGCCCATTGAATGGATAGGCTCTGCGCCGGTGCTTGCCATGGGCATAATCAGTCTTTCGATGTCCTCTTTTGAATAACCGAAAGTGCGGAGCATCCGGTCATAGTTTTCTACATGATGAGGCACTTTGCGTCCGCTTTTCAATTCGTCCAGTTCGATACGGTTGGTAGCCAGCCATGTGCGGTAAGGTTTTGCTTCCGACAATTGCTTTTTCAGTTCACCATCGTAATATATTTCGCCCTTTTCCGTGTCAATCAATAGAATCTTACCCGGTTGTAGCCGTCCTTTTTCTTTAATATCTCCCGGTTCGAAATCCATTACGCCAACTTCCGAAGCTACTACCATCATATCATTTTTCGTAATCAAGTAGCGGGCGGGACGCAGACCGTTACGGTCGAGCATACCGCCGGCAAAACGTCCGTCACTGAACAGCAGGGCGGCAGGTCCGTCCCAGGGCTCCATTAATATAGAGTGATATTCATAGAAAGACTTCAAATCTTCACTGATGGGATTCTTCTCGTTGAAAGACTCCGGTACAAGCATTGCCATGGCGTGAGGCAGGCTCAATCCCGACATTACTAAAAATTCCAGAACATTATCCAATGAAGCACTGTCACTCATACCCGGCTGTATAATCGGACGAATCTCTTTGATATCTCCGAGAGTGGGAGAGGAAAGTACACTTTCGCGGGCTTCCATCCAGCCGCGGTTACCGCGAATCGTATTGATTTCGCCATTGTGTGCCAGGAGACGGAAAGGTTGTGCCAAACCCCATGTTGGGAACGTGTTGGTACTGAAGCGGGAATGCACCAAAGCCAGTCCGCTGGTAAAGTAACTGTTCGTCAGGTCAGGATAATAGTTGCGTAGCTGCAACGACGAAAGCATACCTTTATATATAATACTTTTTGTGGAGAGCGAAACGACATAAAAATCCTCTTTTGCCGGAATGGCTGACATTCTGACTTTATTTTCGATTCTCTTACGAATCAGATACAGTTTGCGGTCGGCAGTCTCCGTTTCCGTAAATCCTGTGATAAATACCTGCTTGATATCCGGTTCATTGGTCAAAGCCGCTTCTCCTAAGATTTCCGGGCAAGTAGGTACGTTTCGCAGATGCATCAGCGTAAGCCCTTCCTTTTCGATTTCTTCGATGATGATACTCAAAATGGATGCCTGGTCTTTTTCATTTTTGGGTAGAAAAAGCAGACCGGTACCATAACGTCCCTTTTCGGGAACGGGGATGCCTTGTAATAAAATAAACTCGTGCGGGATTTGTAACATAATGCCTGCACCGTCTCCGGTTTTGTTGTCCGCACCCTCGGCGCCGCGGTGGCGCATGTTCTCCAATACCTTTAAAGCCGACTCAACAATGTCGTGTGACTTTTCTCCGTGAATGTTTACCAGCATACCAACACCGCAGGCATCGTGTTCGTATGCCGCATCGTACAAGCCCGCCTGTTTGGGCTGTCGTTGGTAAGGGAATCCTTCTGTTTCGTTGTTAAAAAGTTCTTGTTTCTTCATTCTTACTAGCTTTATTGTATGATAATACCTGTTTGATGTATCAAAATGTTCGGCAAAAATAAGTATTTAATTTCATAATGATAGTAAAATACCGTCTTTCTATGACACGAAATATAAAGCCTGTTCTTTATTCTTTTAATTTGTAACCAAAATCCTTTGAATTGCTTTTAATTTGTTATCCTGATATCTGTTATTTGAAACTGATTGTAATCTGTTTCTTTTTGAGCTAAAAAGATTATATTATTTAACTTTTTGATGTGTTTACAACTTTTTTGTGCGTTTCTGTCAAATAAATATCGAAATTGTTATCTTTATGTTATTTGGAATGTGTATATTTGCAGCCGAAATAAAAATATCATAATATGTGTGGAATAGTAGGCTATATTGGTAAAAGAAAAGCCTACCCCATCCTTATAAAAGGGCTGAAGCGATTAGAGTATCGTGGATATGACAGCGCAGGGGTAGCAATCATCAGTGACAACCAACAGTTGAATGTGTACAAGACGAAAGGAAAAGTCTCCGAACTCGAAAATTTCGTCACACAGAAAGATATTTCCGGTACAATCGGAATCGCCCATACTCGTTGGGCTACTCACGGGGAACCTTGTTCCGCTAACGCCCATCCTCATTACTCTTCTTCCGAAAAACTCGCTCTCATTCATAACGGTATCATTGAAAACTACGCCGTACTCAAAGAAAAACTCCAAGCTAAAGGCTACATCTTTAAAAGCAGTACAGATACCGAAGTTCTCGTTCAATTAATAGAATACATGAAAGTTACCAATCAGGTTAGTTTGCTGGCTGCCGTTCAGTTGGCGCTGGGAGAGGTGATTGGCGCTTATGCGATTGCGATTCTTGATAAAGAGCATCCGGATGAGATTATTGCGGCACGCAAAAGCAGCCCGCTGGTAGTGGGTATTGGCGAAGATGAATTCTTTCTGGCTTCGGACGCCACTCCGATTGTAGAATATACAGATAAGGTGGTCTACTTGGAAGACGGAGAGATTGCCGTAATAAACAGGGGTGAAGAGTTGAAGGTAGTCGATTTGAATAATGTCGAAATGACTCCCGAAGTGAAGAAAGTGGAATTGAAGCTCGGACAATTAGAAAAGGGCGGTTATCCGCACTTTATGTTGAAAGAGATTTTTGAACAGCCAGATTGCATCCATGATTGTATGCGCGGACGCATCAATGTAGATGCGGACAACGTAGTGCTTTCGGCAGTGATTGATAATAAGGAAAGGCTGCTGAGTGCCAAACGGTTTATTATCGTGGCTTGCGGAACTTCCTGGCATGCCGGACTTATCGGCAAACAACTGATTGAAAGTTTCTGCCGCATACCGGTAGAAGTGGAATATGCTTCTGAATTCCGTTACCGCGACCCTGTGATTAACGAGCAGGATGTAGTGATTGCCATCTCTCAGAGTGGCGAGACTGCCGATACATTGGCTGCCGTAGAATTGGCAAAGAGCCGTGGGGCATTTATATACGGAATTTGTAATGCCATCGGTTCGTCGATTCCCCGTGCCACTCACACCGGTTCGTATATCCACGTAGGCCCGGAAATCGGAGTTGCTTCTACCAAAGCATTTACGGGACAGGTCACTGTATTAGCGATGTTGGCATTGACACTTGCCAAAGAAAAGGGAACGATTGACGAACAGTATTATCTTTCGGTTGTGAGGGAGTTGAATCAAATTCCTGAGAAAATGAAAGAAGTGTTGAAATTGAATGATAAACTGGCGGAACTATCGAAAACTTTCACCTATGCACACAACTTTATTTATTTGGGACGCGGATATAGTTATCCCGTAGCTCTCGAAGGTGCGCTGAAATTGAAAGAAATTTCGTATATTCATGCCGAAGGTTATCCGGCTGCCGAGATGAAGCACGGCCCGATTGCCTTGATTGACGCAGAAATGCCGGTAGTGGTGATTGCCACCCAAAATGCCCTGTACGAAAAAGTGCTGAGCAACATTCAGGAAATCAAGGCGCGGAAAGGACGGGTGATTGCTTTTGTGACGAAAGGAGATACGGTTATCAGCCAGATTGCCGATTGCAGTATCGAGCTTCCTGAAACAATCGAATGTCTCAATCCGTTAATTACTACGGTACCTCTCCAATTGCTTGCATACCACATAGCAGTCTGCAAGGGAATGGATGTAGACCAGCCCAGGAATCTGGCTAAATCTGTAACTGTGGAGTAAATCTTGTAATATATATAACAGGTAATTTGGATTTGTATAAATGGAACAATTGAAACATGAATGTGGCGTTGCCATGATACGCCTGCTTAAACCGCTGGAGTATTACGAGAAGAAGTACGGAACGTGGATGTACGGCCTGAACAAGCTTTATCTGCTGATGGAAAAGCAGCACAACCGTGGACAGGAAGGTGCGGGACTGGCTTGCGTGAAACTGGAAGCCAATCCGGGTGAAGAATATATGTTCCGCGAACGTGCCCTGGGTTCCGGTGCCATTACCGAAATCTTTGAAAATGTGCAGAACAATTTCAAGGATTTGACTCCCGAACAACTGCATGATGCGGAGTATGCCAAACGTACTTTACCTTTTGTCGGTGAAGCATATATGGGGCATCTCCGTTATTCCACCACAGGGAAATCCGGCATCTCTTACGTACATCCGTTTTTGAGAAGAAACAACTGGCGTGCCAAGAACCTGGCTCTCTGCGGTAACTTCAATATGACGAACGTAGATGAAATATTTGCCCGTATTACGGCTATCGGTCAGCATCCGCGTAAATATGCCGATACATACATCATGTTGGAACAGGTGGGACACCGTCTCGACCGTGAAGTGGAACGTGTCTTTAATCTTGCCGAAGCAGACGGGCTCACAGGTATGGGCATCACCAATTATATAGAAGAGCATATCGACCTGTCTAATGTATTGCGTACTTCCAGCCGTGAGTGGGATGGGGGATATGTTATCTGCGGACTGACCGGAAGCGGTGAATCTTTCGCTATCCGCGACCCGTGGGGGATTCGTCCCGCATTTTGGTATCAGGATGACGAGATAGCCGTATTAGCTTCCGAACGTCCGGTCATCCAGACTGTCCTGAATGTTCCGTTTGAAGAAATTAAAGAGCTGCAACCGGGACAAGCGCTGCTTATCAGCAAGGAAGGCAAAATACGTACTTCGCAAATTATCAAACCTCATGAGAAGCACGCTTGCTCTTTTGAACGTATCTACTTCTCCCGTGGTAGTGACGTAGATATCTATAAGGAAAGAAAACTGCTGGGCGAAAAGTTAGTTCCGAAAATCCTGAAAGCTATCAATAACGACATCGACCATACCGTTTTCTCTTTTATTCCCAATACTGCCGAAGTCGCTTTCTACGGAATGCTGCAAGGATTGGACGATTATCTGAACGAAGAGAAAGTGCAGCAGATTGCCGCATTGGGGCATAACCCGAACATGGAAGAACTGGAAGTAATCCTTTCTCGCCGTATCCGTAGTGAAAAGGTGGCTATCAAGGATATCAAGCTCCGCACTTTCATTGCCGAAGGAAACAGCCGCAATGATTTGGCGGCTCACGTATATGACATTACATACGGAAGTCTCGTGCCCGGTGTCGATAACTTGGTGATAATTGACGACAGTATTGTGCGCGGTACAACGCTGAAACAAAGTATAATCGGTATTCTCGACCGTCTCAGCCCGAAGAAGATTGTCATCGTATCCTCTTCACCGCAAGTACGTTATCCTGATTATTACGGCATAGACATGGCGAAGATGAGCGAATTTATTGCTTTCAGGGCAGCTATCGAGCTTCTGAAAGAACGCGATATGAAAGATGTGATTGCTGCCGCTTACCGTAAATCCAAAGACCAGGTAGGACTGCCGAAAGAGCAGATGGTGAATTACGTAAAAGACATTTATGCTCCTTTCACCGATGAAGAAATCTCCGCCAAGATGGTGGAATTGTTGACACCGAAAGGGACGAGAGCGAAAGTCGAAATCGTCTACCAACCGTTGGAAGGACTTCACGAAGCTTGCCCGAACCATACGGGCGATTGGTACTTCAGCGGCAATTACCCTACACCGGGTGGTGTGAAAATGGTGAACCGGGCATTTATCGATTACATAGAGCAAATGTATCAATTTTAACAACCATACAACGATTCAATAATAAGAATGAGAAATGTGACATTAATCCTTGACGACGGGAGCCGGTTCTCTGGCAAGTCGTTTGGCTACGAGAAGCCGGTGGCGGGTGAAGTAGTTTTCAATACTGCCATGACCGGATATCCCGAGAGCCTTACTGACCCTTCGTATGCCGGACAGTTGATGACTCTTACCTATCCCTTGATAGGCAACTACGGAGTTCCTCCTTTTACAATCGAACCGAACGGGCTCGCCACTTTTATGGAGAGCGAGAAAATCCATGCGGAAGCGATTATCGTAAGTGACTATTCTTATGAATACAGCCACTGGAACGCAGTGGAAAGTCTCGGCGATTGGTTGAAACGTGAAAAAATTCCCGGTATCACAGGTATTGATACTCGTGAATTGACGAAAGTGCTCCGTGAACATGGTGTGATGATGGGAAAGATTGTCTTTGATGATGAGCCGGAGCATATTCCCGAAGCTGCTTATGCAGGCGTTAATTACGTAGACAAAGTAAGTTGCAAGGAAATAATCTCTTATCTTCCCGACGTAACTTCTCACTCTTTTCCTGTAAATACTCCCATTGCGCAACTTAATTCTCAACTATCAACTTTCAATTCTCAATTTAAAAAAGTGGTATTGGTAGATTGTGGAGTAAAGACCAACATCATCCGTTGCCTGCTGAAACGTGATGTCGAAGTGATTCGCGTGCCTTGGGATTATGATTTCAACGGACTCGAATTTGACGGATTATTTATTTCCAATGGCCCGGGCGACCCGGATACTTGCGATGCTGCGGTACAAAATATCCGTAAGGCAATGAAAAATGAGAAACTCCCTATCTTCGGAATCTGCATGGGTAACCAATTACTTTCGAAAGCAGGTGGCGCCAAAATATACAAACTGAAATACGGGCACCGTAGTCACAACCAACCTGTGCGTATGGTAGGCACGGAACGTTGTTTCATCACTTCTCAGAATCACGGTTATGCCGTAGACAATAATACGTTGGGCGCAGATTGGGAACCGCTTTTCATCAATATGAACGACGGTTCCAATGAAGGAATCAAGCATAAGACAAATCCTTGGTTCTCGGCGCAATTCCACCCGGAAGCTGCCAGCGGCCCTACGGATACGGAATTTTTGTTCGACGAATTTGTAAACCTGCTTAAATAACCGACAATCATGAAAGAAAATATAAAGAAAGTATTACTGTTGGGTTCCGGTGCCCTGAAAATCGGTGAGGCCGGTGAGTTTGATTATTCCGGTTCGCAGGCGCTCAAAGCCTTGAAAGAAGAGGGGATTGAAACGGTTCTTATCAACCCGAATATTGCTACGGTACAGACTTCCGAAGGGGTGGCCGACCAAATCTACTTCCTGCCGGTGACCCCGTACTTTGTAGAGAAAGTGATTCAGAAAGAGAAGCCCGAAGGCATTATGCTTGCATTCGGCGGGCAGACGGCCTTGAATTGCGGCGTAGCTTTATATAAGGAAGGAATCCTTGAAAAATATAATGTAAAGGTGCTCGGTACCCCGGTACAGGCTATTATGGATACCGAAGACCGTGAACTTTTCGTGCAGAAACTAAACGAAATTGACGTAAAGACTATCAAGAGTGAAGCCGTAGAAAATGCGGAAGACGCCCGTCGCGCAGCAAAAGAGCTGGGTTATCCGGTGATTGTCCGTGCTGCTTATGCGTTGGGTGGTCTGGGCTCCGGCTTTTGTGATAACGAGGAACAATTGGACGTCCTCGTAGAAAAGGCTTTTTCTTTCTCTCCGCAGGTGTTGGTGGAAAAATCACTCCGTGGCTGGAAAGAAGTGGAATACGAAGTGGTGCGCGAC
This portion of the Bacteroides acidifaciens genome encodes:
- the glmS gene encoding glutamine--fructose-6-phosphate transaminase (isomerizing), giving the protein MCGIVGYIGKRKAYPILIKGLKRLEYRGYDSAGVAIISDNQQLNVYKTKGKVSELENFVTQKDISGTIGIAHTRWATHGEPCSANAHPHYSSSEKLALIHNGIIENYAVLKEKLQAKGYIFKSSTDTEVLVQLIEYMKVTNQVSLLAAVQLALGEVIGAYAIAILDKEHPDEIIAARKSSPLVVGIGEDEFFLASDATPIVEYTDKVVYLEDGEIAVINRGEELKVVDLNNVEMTPEVKKVELKLGQLEKGGYPHFMLKEIFEQPDCIHDCMRGRINVDADNVVLSAVIDNKERLLSAKRFIIVACGTSWHAGLIGKQLIESFCRIPVEVEYASEFRYRDPVINEQDVVIAISQSGETADTLAAVELAKSRGAFIYGICNAIGSSIPRATHTGSYIHVGPEIGVASTKAFTGQVTVLAMLALTLAKEKGTIDEQYYLSVVRELNQIPEKMKEVLKLNDKLAELSKTFTYAHNFIYLGRGYSYPVALEGALKLKEISYIHAEGYPAAEMKHGPIALIDAEMPVVVIATQNALYEKVLSNIQEIKARKGRVIAFVTKGDTVISQIADCSIELPETIECLNPLITTVPLQLLAYHIAVCKGMDVDQPRNLAKSVTVE
- the gltB gene encoding glutamate synthase large subunit — encoded protein: MKKQELFNNETEGFPYQRQPKQAGLYDAAYEHDACGVGMLVNIHGEKSHDIVESALKVLENMRHRGAEGADNKTGDGAGIMLQIPHEFILLQGIPVPEKGRYGTGLLFLPKNEKDQASILSIIIEEIEKEGLTLMHLRNVPTCPEILGEAALTNEPDIKQVFITGFTETETADRKLYLIRKRIENKVRMSAIPAKEDFYVVSLSTKSIIYKGMLSSLQLRNYYPDLTNSYFTSGLALVHSRFSTNTFPTWGLAQPFRLLAHNGEINTIRGNRGWMEARESVLSSPTLGDIKEIRPIIQPGMSDSASLDNVLEFLVMSGLSLPHAMAMLVPESFNEKNPISEDLKSFYEYHSILMEPWDGPAALLFSDGRFAGGMLDRNGLRPARYLITKNDMMVVASEVGVMDFEPGDIKEKGRLQPGKILLIDTEKGEIYYDGELKKQLSEAKPYRTWLATNRIELDELKSGRKVPHHVENYDRMLRTFGYSKEDIERLIMPMASTGAEPIHSMGNDTPLAVLSDKPQLLYNYFRQQFAQVTNPPIDPLREELVMSLTEYIGAVGMNILTPSESHCKMVRLNHPILSNTQLDILCNIRYKGFKTVKLPMLFEVAKGKAGLQEALGGLCKMAEESVTEGVNYIILSDRDVDADHAVIPSLLAVSAVHHHLISVGKRVQTALVVESGEIREVMHAALLLGFGASALNPYMAFAVLDKLVKDRDIQLDYATAEKNYIKSICKGLFKIMSKMGISTIRSYRGAKIFEAVGLSEELSKAYFGGLGSPIGGIRLEEIARDAIAFHEEGFEEVENGETPNSQLLKSNGVYSFRKDGEQHAWNPETISTLQLATRLGSYKKFKEYTHLVDEKEKPIFLRDFLGFRRNPISIDQVEPVENILHRFVTGAMSFGSISKEAHEAMAIAMNKIHGRSNTGEGGEDASRFQPLPDGSSLRSAIKQVASGRFGVTAEYLVNADEIQIKIAQGAKPGEGGQLPGFKVNDVIAKTRHSIPGISLISPPPHHDIYSIEDLAQLIFDLKNVNPQAKISVKLVAESGVGTIAAGVAKAKADLIVISGAEGGTGASPASSIRYAGISPELGLSETQQTLVLNGLRGQVVLQADGQLKTGRDIILMALMGAEEYGFATSALIVLGCVMMRKCHQNTCPVGVATQNEELRKRFHGRSEYLVNFFMFLAQEVREHLAEMGFTRMDDIIGRTDLIERKSVADDPNPKHALIDFNRMLARIDNAAAIRHVTDQEHGISTVKDVAIIDAAQDAIKHEKEISLEYTIANTDRAIGAMLSGVIAKKHGAKGLPEHTLNVKFKGSAGQSFGAFLVPGVNFKLEGEANDYLGKGLSGGRIAVLPPIRSNFEADKNTIAGNTLLYGATSGEVYINGRVGERFAVRNSGAVAVVEGVGDHCCEYMTGGRVVVLGQTGRNFAAGMSGGVAYVWNKDGNFDYFCNMEMVELSLIEEASYRKELHELIRQHYLYTGSKLARTMLDDWNHYVDQFIQIVPIEYKKVLQEEQMRKLQQKIADMQRDY
- a CDS encoding amidophosphoribosyltransferase; translation: MEQLKHECGVAMIRLLKPLEYYEKKYGTWMYGLNKLYLLMEKQHNRGQEGAGLACVKLEANPGEEYMFRERALGSGAITEIFENVQNNFKDLTPEQLHDAEYAKRTLPFVGEAYMGHLRYSTTGKSGISYVHPFLRRNNWRAKNLALCGNFNMTNVDEIFARITAIGQHPRKYADTYIMLEQVGHRLDREVERVFNLAEADGLTGMGITNYIEEHIDLSNVLRTSSREWDGGYVICGLTGSGESFAIRDPWGIRPAFWYQDDEIAVLASERPVIQTVLNVPFEEIKELQPGQALLISKEGKIRTSQIIKPHEKHACSFERIYFSRGSDVDIYKERKLLGEKLVPKILKAINNDIDHTVFSFIPNTAEVAFYGMLQGLDDYLNEEKVQQIAALGHNPNMEELEVILSRRIRSEKVAIKDIKLRTFIAEGNSRNDLAAHVYDITYGSLVPGVDNLVIIDDSIVRGTTLKQSIIGILDRLSPKKIVIVSSSPQVRYPDYYGIDMAKMSEFIAFRAAIELLKERDMKDVIAAAYRKSKDQVGLPKEQMVNYVKDIYAPFTDEEISAKMVELLTPKGTRAKVEIVYQPLEGLHEACPNHTGDWYFSGNYPTPGGVKMVNRAFIDYIEQMYQF
- the carA gene encoding glutamine-hydrolyzing carbamoyl-phosphate synthase small subunit, whose protein sequence is MRNVTLILDDGSRFSGKSFGYEKPVAGEVVFNTAMTGYPESLTDPSYAGQLMTLTYPLIGNYGVPPFTIEPNGLATFMESEKIHAEAIIVSDYSYEYSHWNAVESLGDWLKREKIPGITGIDTRELTKVLREHGVMMGKIVFDDEPEHIPEAAYAGVNYVDKVSCKEIISYLPDVTSHSFPVNTPIAQLNSQLSTFNSQFKKVVLVDCGVKTNIIRCLLKRDVEVIRVPWDYDFNGLEFDGLFISNGPGDPDTCDAAVQNIRKAMKNEKLPIFGICMGNQLLSKAGGAKIYKLKYGHRSHNQPVRMVGTERCFITSQNHGYAVDNNTLGADWEPLFINMNDGSNEGIKHKTNPWFSAQFHPEAASGPTDTEFLFDEFVNLLK